The DNA window CTACAATGGTGGTGGGGCTAATTGATTCTTGGTGATCAATGTTGAAACATTGACAATGACATTTTGCTGTTAACACTATTTATACGGTGTCGTTtttcaatattataaaatttcTCCCGGTGCTTTTGAGAGAAATTATCCCTATTGGAAATTTGACCATCGCGTTGAACTTAATACGTCCTCCAACTGTTAGTTCCTTTTCAACGTTTTACATGATGAGAAGTCTTTTTCACAAGTATCTCTTTTTAAACATAACTATATTCCAAATTtacgttaaaatattaatttaaatttaaaaatataatttgaaattaattaatcagAACATATGgaatatgtacaatattaaaataaaaaatatatattaaattatgagtaaaatgaaatttaaacatataagtATATTGTATTGATAATACTAAATGTACTATATATAATTGTTTTTCAAGCTTGAATTAGTGTCAATTTGACTTGTAACACCAATTTAATTAACAACGTTATCAATATACAATTTATGAACGCAATAACTTAGgcataatacaattaaaatataattattatattaaaataaaattttaatttagtgctaaaattaatgttttattaacgTAAATAACATGATTTCAAATCTAACgacatataaattttttattaaatgaaaatattaaaatactttggaatgataattataaatttttttaatccaaTTAATACCTAATTCACTTATCCTATACATATGTGTGTGAACAAGTCATTAGCATTTTGACTTTTACTGAATTAAACTCTTAATAATATTGACCTTAATAtttttgattgaattatatatcTACAAATAATGCAGTATACAACACTTCAACTAATGCTCATTAGAGAAATTTTTTATATGAGATTGTAGATCGTCATGAGCAAAgagaaaaacttatttttattcatcgacattaaattatatatttttactataattaatatataatttttaaaaattaaataaaaatttgtattgCTAAAAGAAAACAGAGTTGATACGTGAGGAGATCCCTTCAATGTTGAAGCCAAATAATGATTGCagaccaaaagaaaagaaaagaacccaGAAATCAAGGAAGCTTTCCCCCTTAGTAATTTTGCATATAtaacaaacaaatataaaaaatttcacttGACAGAGATTGATCTGACCTGACTGATATTATAaggaaatttttaaagttaatcgtattaaattattgagtttttcTACTGCCAATATTTTTAACCTAATATGTGacatcattttatcattttaaatttagttatgcAAGATTTGATTTATCATTTTATGGTTATAATAATGAGTCTAAAATTTGcaattaattttaaagaaaaaggaagatAGGTAAATGTCATTTTGACTATGTTAGAGTGGTGAGACTCAAAAAGTGTAATAAAGAATGcacttaatttttaatataaagtaaataaaaatagtgATCAATAAAATCAAAAGGAAAATGGCATTCAGAAAAGGTCATAAAGCAGGATGTGACATAACACAGTCCTTTTTTCTCACCTACGCTTCATTGGCTCATTCCTGCCTTCAATCTCGGTACGTGATATTTTCCTTAAAtcaaacttttcttttctttttttggtaaatattttttaaatttaaaaatttaagctctattttttttattaaatttaagtttactGCAACATTATCCTTTAGTTATAAGTTTACTaattgagtattttttttaattttaaaataacacacaATAAATCTGAATTTAACAATACTAACCATCaaaacctaaattttaaattacaaaaaatttctaaaaaagtatcttttaatatgaaaatttggtCACTGTCAGAATTCCAAGCACAGAGTAGAAAAATGAGACACATAACAATGAGAACACGTTGAAAATTTCATTATGCCTTGCCTGCTGACaaaggaaaattgaaaaattaaaaatcttactCCAAATGTTTGAAGGGTTTTTGAGATATAAGTTCAAAATTGTgcttactttttattttaattataattagttttatgttttaggataaaaataaattttatatacaaatattgaaaataacttaaagcttctagataaaaaataattaaaatttatttaattgaagaattatttttaaatatttatgaataaaatattttacaattttactaAATAGGGATACAATTTAAAAGTATATGTGAATTTTGACCTAATGTGTAATgttatacataaactttaattttatatatgaaatattaaacactgttttatgtaaattttattattgtaatgttatacatgaatatatatagatatattaaaGATTGTTTGATGCTAATGAAAGTTTGTTTGATAGTGTTTGAAGATTTTCAATATATTAggaaaaagtaattttaaaaaaaacttcataGTGCTTGACAATTCgtactaaaattttatttcaaataaatttccaaaaaaatgaaagttaaaaTAAACTAAACACCCTAATTTAGTGGGCTTGTCCCTGGAGCCCAAAAGGCTACTTTGGGCCGTGAAATTTAAAACGAGGCGTTCAAGTAATATCTGCATCCGACCCGCAAACCCAGTCAAGTTGAGCaaaggaataaattaaaatatagtccctaaacttgaaaacCTCTTCCATATTGATCTATGAACTTTTTTAGTCCATATAATCTTGAAACTTGACagtttttctcaatttaatctctgaatttagattttattaaattaggATGACATGGAATTATGAGATTGTatcatttcattaaaaaattatttttttttatattttatataaaattttcaagtgGTGACATAGAAAAATCTAGAGAACTATGTCATTATACCCAAATGAAATCTAAGTTCAGtgattaaattgagaatatttGCTAAATttggagactaaattgaaaacaattACTAAGTTTAAGAACTAATTATTGTTTTTTCCCTTGagaaaaaaaccctaaccccaAGCTCATCGCCTCCACGTATATAAATCTTTTACAGAGCTTTCTTTCTCGTTTCGCCATTCGATTTTTTGAGCAAAGCGGCAGCACAGAACATAGCTTGAAACTCGCCATCTCTCACTTCTTTAGGTTTCTCTCTCACTTTTTTTTCTTCgtgttttttttgttatataCGAAGTGCTTTCATTAAATTAGTGGCAtagatttttttctttattctggTTTTTCATTGTTATTCCATAAACCAGAagatttttgctttattttcttttactggATTTGTAAGGAATATAGTAAAGTTTTTTTCAGTCTCTTGTACTTTTGAACTTAGTTATTTGAATAATGAATCCCATGTTGTGATTTGTTTCCATCGCTTTAAGATTTCATCAACTTTGTGATTTGCTTTTAGATTgggatattttattaatttactgGAATTGGGTGTTCTTGAATAGAAACTAAGAGTCGAAAACGATGGCGTATGCTGCAATGAAACCGACCAAGCCTGGTTTGGAGGAATCCCAAGAGCAGATTCACAAAATCAGGATCACTCTCTCCTCCAAGAATGTGAAAAACCTCGAGAAAGGTACAATCAAATTTTGGTTTAtggatgaaaatttgattttgattcaattgtacacatttaaagaaatgaatacatatAATGATTTTCATAATGgatttatataattgtttttgtgTATGTAACACATCAATGTAAAATAGTGCTAATTCGATAATGTTTttagtgatttgtgaaaattgaatcaaattaaaaattcatgtataaaattgcaaaTCAAATTTCATGTGTGACATTGTACATTAGATCAAGGTGAATgtataattttggtatttatccCTATTTTGTATGCTGAAACTATTACATTTcatttattatgttattattcctATAATTTTGTTATTTAGACCTCAAATTTGCTTATCTTTGGTGTAAAATTGTATAGGAAGTTCCTCAATATGATAGTACTTTCGATAGATTGATGATACCAATTCATTTAGCATTGGTTAtcctaatatttttctttttcatttatagTTTGTGCTGACTTGGTTCGTGGTGCCAAGGATAAGAGACTGAGGGTTAAGGGACCAGTGAGAATGCCCACCAAGGTTCTTCACATCACCACAAGGAAGTCTCCCTGTGGTGAAGGTATTTTACTTACCTTGCATGTTGCGGTCTTATTATATTTTGCACCTTACTTTTATGTAGACTTTGTTTCTTATCTTGAAAGCAtcccttgaaaacttataaattgTATGTTTATGATTCCCCTGCTCTATACTGCAAATCTGAATTATTCATCTGtactctattattattttatattagaaAAATCATTAAGAACTGCCTTCACTTCCTTTTTGCATGTTTAAACATATCGAACTTGCCTTGGTACTGGAAGAATTTAATGTTTGAGCTACTTGGTGCATTTTTTCCCCTACATAACATGGAGTTTATATGTTCATTGGTTACTAGTGAATGTGATACTGTAACTCTCAGTTATATCAGTTGATTGTGGTAAAAGATTGCATTTTCCCCCCATtcactcaaaaaatgggcaaatttgTCCTTGTATATCAAATTGGTGTGCCTCTTTGATTTaacgtatagggactaatttgcttattttttgagtgaagggggcaaaatgcaatccggCTCCTAGTATAAGGGCTTCTACAGTACTTGTACCGTTGATTGTCTATGTTGGCTATGGCCGGGGTTTGATTTGCAGGCCAATAAAGTGAAGTATGCTCCAAGGTTTTCATGTATAGTGAGTAACTTGTATGGACAAGTGATGATACTATTTGTGTGCTTTGTAGGAACTAACACATGGGATCGGTTTGAACTCCGTGTTCACAAGCGAGTTATTGACCTTTTCAGCTCTCCCGACGTGGTCAAACAAATTACTTCCATCACCATCGAACCCGGAGTTGAGGTCGAGGTCACCATTGCAGATTCTTAAATGTGTGCCTCACTTTTGCCTTTTTCAGACCTTAACTAGTTTTAGTTGATTCAAAGGGCTTTCGTGTCACAACTGcagattttgttttcttttgttatttaaaaGATTATGGTTGCATTCTCTATTTATGCATTattttgacattgaaaaaaatcatgaaattaccATTTTGACCCCTTCATTTTATATACACATGAACTACCATATGTATGAACATGAACCTATATTCATTGGTACTGCTCTAAATTAGGAAGGCGTGCATAGGGTATGGCAACAAGTGATTCTGTTTTCTTCAAAACAAACCTGAAATTCTCTTCTAAACTGGGCTTCGTCCCTTCCAGTCATACCCATTTGAACGATTGCACATCTCTGCCAATGGAATTCCGACACAAATCCTTCTTACCGACCCAAATGGCAAAGACCGGAAAACTGTTCCCTTGGTAATCAATATAATCTAAGAATTTCTTGGGCTGAAGCCGAAGGAAATCATCCTACAACTCAGGGTCTTTTTGCATGGGGCATGCATTAATGAAAACCCGGGAATTTTTAGGGATTGCATATCCGGCAACAAAATAAACTACAACAATTAAACTCAAAACCTAAAGAAAAACAGGATTAATTTCTAAAAGCACAGCCTTTACTTCAGTGATGGGTAAAGAGTCTTTATCATCTCCTCGCTGATGCAGCTCTAACAATTGCTGCATAAAATCACACTAATTTCATCCCTTCTCTTTCCATCATCACCGATCTTCATTCGGTTCATCATCACTGATTCTAAAACCCCATAAAACTACGACAATTGGTTCTTCGATTTGGATCCAATTCCTTGTATATCAAACGGGGCATGAGCTGGAAACAGATCACAAACATTGGGTGCTGTAAATAATCTTACAAATTCATTTAATCGTTTCCTCAACTCAATCAAATCCTTGCTTTCCTCTTCGTTCCATTCCGATGAACCACCCAAAAAGCGTGCTCATCATCACTCTGATGAAGGGAAGGTTTGCTATTATAGGCAAGCCTCGAGGACCAGGTGGCAGAGGTGGGTTTGTTTTGGTGAATTTTTTAGCCCGCCACCACCACGCACAGTAGAAAATTACTAGCGCCGCCAGCTTAAGAGCAGCGTAGCAGCCCCATGACCAATCTTCGCACGCATGAATTGCGAAGTTGTCGTATAAGTTGGTCACGAGCTAACGCTCTTCCGTACAGCTAACGTATCCAGTGCAATTGTAATTTCTGGTATCGACTTTTCTCCAATACCATACCCAATGGATTGTAGCCACCTGGAGTGTATTCTTTCTAGGGTAGGTATAAATTATTGATCTCTTACTACACACAGTAATAAAAAGACTCTAAACCCGTCTTTTAAGAAACAACAATATCAACAATATCAAGACAATAATCAACAATATCAATGTCGCGTATATGATTAACCCTATTTATGAACTATTCTTTTTAACAATAAGGCGTGACATGGTGGTTATTTATCTCATCTCTTATTCATATGGTCGGGGTTTTGATCCTCACTATTATCAGTCATTTATCTATTTGAAGAATACATGTAACAAAAAAATTGATCATTATTGTCAACTATAAATatcttattttcaaataaaaaaaaagagaaaattcaaaatatgtgCTTTGGGCTTACATTTTATCATATCATTGTCAACTTCAATTTGTTTTGTTCAATCAAAATGGAATTTCGATTTTGAAATGCCACAAGTAATACAAGATCTTCACAATGATTCATAACTTAATCTGTACAATGACACCAATATCATTATCATGGAAAATTATTTTACGTGttattgtaacaaaaataaaaaataaaaatttctaacttGTAAGGGAACATACATTTATTTCAACAAATTTGTCTATATCTTATATGTAATCTAAATTAGGGATGGATCCAGAGGGCCGCGGGAGTAATTAccccttttaaaattttcagatttttaaattttatatataaattatcttATATTTTAGATTTGATGTTTACATTGTATAACGTTCATCTCCCTCGGCCAAAttgtatttcatataattcgccCTTTTAAGTCATAATGTTATACTTTATATTAACGAATGAAgtatttttcagtttttaattatataacttcaataataataatcaaatattaatgtaAAAGGAGTCTtgaaatattaaacttaaaagtCCAATATGGACTTTAAAGACGAATTTCAGAATTAATTGATTTGACCCATACCCATACATATTAGGTTAGTGACTTTATTATATTTTGACGTATATGTTTTGTTAAGGAATTATCTTCCTTCGGTAAGGCGCTGACATtgttgagagaaaaagaaagaagtttgATGCGGAGGCTGAGAGCAcagagtaaaaaaaatataaattatcttCCTCTCGACTCCTTACGCAAAAGACCTCTCAGtaaatatttttgcataaattatgttatttatttgacttagtattattatttttttcctaatatgtttttgtttaatatattattatagttTTCAAGTTTTTCGATTAAATAATGGtcaacaaaaaaatcaaatatgttttcaaaaaaaGGGTGTCCGAAAGCAATCATGATTAATTAGTTCCTCAACCTTCTATAATTAGTGGAGAAAAATCAAATATCGGATCTTCCCAAGCTCTTGAACGAGATATCAGGTTTTCTAAATCTCAAGATCCTGAACAAGATATCGAGTCTTGCCAAGCTGCTCAATCGTTCATACTTTTTAAGAAATATTAGATTGAtttgtttgataaaaaaattcGAAAAGAATTGATGGTTTTTTACATGAGAAGAATTGGATTTGTGTAGGTCGGAAAAAACGAAAAAGGAGTAATTGGCACTCGtgttcttttaattactaaatcgaATAATTCAGACAAACGTATCAAAATATCTTGCCAGCACCAGTGATATTGGCCTCCAAACTAGTTGCTAGATGCTGGTTATAGCCTCTTTAATTTTTAGTTCCAGCCAATTGGGCTCTTCTTGtttccgtttactttgttttatatgAAAACAATAGTGATATTTGTTCTATTTTCTTTGAAATTAATGATGGTTTTAGTTTTAACCTTTACTATCTAATTAATGAGATTTGTGTTAAGGTAAGGAAGATGTATAGAGCAATATGATGTTTAAAAACTTACACTCTAAGATAATAATCACAAAAATGAGTCATTTGAAATTCAATCTTTTACGAATTATTGATGCCATAAATTTTTCGAATgcatattattaattaaaagaattcatttttttatcaataatcAATAATTCTTGCAAGAAAAAAGTTATTAGttaaataagtttttatattatttttattttcacccaCATAATGGatgcatatataattaatatattaaaactaCAATaacttaacaattttaaaattaaaaaaaaaaagagtataagATTAAAAATGATCTGTTAGAGAATATGGATATGAAATACGAGATTAATAATaagttttgatttaataaatgtAATCATTACAGTTTGAGTTAAGATCAAAATTTTACAAAGcaataaatggataaattaaaaatgatgaactaaatttgtaatttgagCATAGtacaagaaaataataataataatcccgaagatttttcataaaaattttagtCTTATAAGGAGCGTTAAGATCCCTATTTGCTCATTGCTAGGTAAAAGAACTATGGAATCCTTACATTAAGAGTTAGCATTTCGTCTCtctatgtatataaaaataaataaattaatttctatatattaatttaaagaataaattggtttttttttgttaaaaaattcatctatttgtactattaaaaactgacGTGGCTAATAGAATAATCAAACAATGATACGTGGCGTGCCACGTGTCACTCATACTGACATACAAGGACCGGTTTTTAAcggtagaaatagatgaaaattttaacaaaagaaccaatttgctcttttatctaatttgcctatttttagaataaaaagaacaaaatataatctaactcttACTACAAGATCAATAACCTTGTGACTAAATTGTAGCATTGTTGTTCATCActattataaacatattaaaagctGTATAGCTTGTttattttacacatatatatttaatcTATTGCTAAAATATTTATCAACTTACCTGTGATGTCCAAAATAAGAGGGACATTGAAAATAAACAACTTCCAACAGTGCATTAATTACTTTTGTTAATCTGGATTAGAGATAGATTAAGCAAACCACCCCCACGTTCACCCAATTTAAACTTTGATCACTATATTTAATTAAAGATTCAAACTTAAAGCTCTGATCTGCAAAATCTAGCTGGTCtatcatcattttataatttatataatttactattttttccCTAGTTTATGATATCGATTTTAAATTAAGGTAAAAGCAAAACATAGGTTAACTTTACATTGTCATGAAATAACATTGTCTTAAATTATGTCTTTCATATTGAGAACTATtgttctttaaatatatattaatttacatAAGGTATCCACTTGAATTTAAATAATAGCTTAGTATCAAGGGGGAAATCAAAGGGGtcaaaataagaaatttatttacaaaagttttaaattgtatTCTTTATAACTAAGAGGGACTAAAGTCTATATTATTCCACTTAACTAAAGGGGCCAAAGACCCTATTTGCCCTTAACTACTTATTCCAAAATAAGGGCGTAGCCAGAGGGAATATAGGAGCTTTGGCTTTAAGAGATATTCTCAAAATAAAATCAGATTTgtttagcatttaattaaatgcaaatttttcattttttgcttctttgaaaattaataattaaattaaatattttaacacaaaatttttaattttatacacaaaattttatatttctttaggcaggtaaattataattttatgattaattgagATTAATCTTTATGATTGTTTCTTTTGTAATGTGATTGAGAAGGTTCAAACCTGAATCCTTCTTTAAAATTGCTATAATAATTTGTGAAGGGTGTTGTTTTAAGAAATTCTTTGCAATGGGCCAAAAATATAGTCATCTTTAGAATTTAATCCATTGATTATCTTTCAATCATATGACAAATTAGCTCATATTAACTCCATCAAAATCAAAGCACAGTGCAatgttcaatctttttaattaacACTTCGAGACAAATGATTTACTATATATTAATCGCTATATACAAATTAAAACTCTCCATAAACTAATTTTAACCTATGCTAACCCCCTTTTTTTTCCGTTTGGTTTGCAGGAAAAAGCAGTGGAACAATGAAAATCTAAGCTTCG is part of the Gossypium hirsutum isolate 1008001.06 chromosome D11, Gossypium_hirsutum_v2.1, whole genome shotgun sequence genome and encodes:
- the LOC107904639 gene encoding 40S ribosomal protein S20-2 codes for the protein MAYAAMKPTKPGLEESQEQIHKIRITLSSKNVKNLEKVCADLVRGAKDKRLRVKGPVRMPTKVLHITTRKSPCGEGTNTWDRFELRVHKRVIDLFSSPDVVKQITSITIEPGVEVEVTIADS